A single region of the Streptomyces caelestis genome encodes:
- the radA gene encoding DNA repair protein RadA translates to MAARTKTTKDRPSYRCTECGWQTAKWLGRCPECQAWGTVEEYGAPAVRTTTPGRVTTSAVPIGQVDGRQATARSTGVPELDRVLGGGLVPGAVVLVAGEPGVGKSTLLLDVAAKSASDEHRTLYVTGEESASQVRLRADRIGAIDDHLYLAAETDLAAVLGHLDAVKPSLLIMDSVQTVASPEIDGAPGGMAQVREVAGALIRASKERGMSTLLVGHVTKDGAIAGPRLLEHLVDVVLSFEGDRHARLRLVRGVKNRYGTTDEVGCFELHDEGITGLADPSGLFLTRRAEPVPGTCLTVTLEGRRPLVAEVQALTVDSQIPSPRRTTSGLETSRVSMMLAVLEQRGRISALGKRDIYSATVGGVKLSEPAADLAVALALASAASDTPLPKNLVAIGEVGLAGEVRRVTGVQRRLAEAHRLGFTHALVPGDPGKIPSGMKVLEVADIGDALRVLPRSRRREAPRDEEGRR, encoded by the coding sequence ATGGCTGCCCGTACGAAGACCACCAAGGACCGTCCGTCCTACCGCTGCACGGAGTGCGGCTGGCAGACGGCGAAGTGGCTCGGCCGCTGCCCCGAGTGCCAGGCCTGGGGGACGGTCGAGGAGTACGGCGCGCCCGCGGTCCGTACGACGACGCCGGGCCGCGTCACCACCTCCGCCGTGCCCATCGGCCAGGTGGACGGCCGCCAGGCCACCGCCCGCTCCACCGGCGTGCCCGAGCTGGACCGCGTGCTCGGCGGCGGACTCGTACCCGGCGCGGTGGTGCTGGTCGCGGGCGAGCCAGGGGTCGGCAAGTCGACGCTGCTGCTCGACGTGGCGGCCAAGTCGGCGAGCGACGAGCACCGCACGCTGTACGTCACGGGTGAGGAGTCGGCGAGCCAGGTCCGGCTGCGCGCCGACCGCATCGGCGCCATCGACGACCACCTCTACCTGGCCGCGGAGACGGATCTGGCGGCGGTGCTGGGCCACTTGGACGCGGTCAAGCCGTCGCTGCTGATCATGGACTCGGTGCAGACGGTGGCCTCCCCGGAGATCGACGGCGCTCCCGGCGGCATGGCCCAGGTGCGGGAGGTCGCCGGGGCCCTGATCCGGGCCTCCAAGGAGCGCGGCATGTCCACGCTGCTCGTGGGCCATGTCACCAAGGACGGCGCCATCGCGGGCCCGCGCCTGCTGGAGCACCTGGTCGACGTCGTCCTGAGCTTCGAGGGCGACCGGCACGCCCGCCTCCGTCTCGTCCGGGGCGTCAAGAACCGCTACGGCACCACCGACGAGGTCGGCTGCTTCGAGCTGCACGACGAGGGCATCACGGGCCTGGCCGACCCGAGCGGACTCTTCCTGACCCGTCGGGCCGAACCGGTCCCGGGCACCTGCCTGACCGTCACTCTGGAAGGCCGCCGCCCCCTGGTCGCCGAGGTCCAGGCGCTCACGGTCGACTCGCAGATCCCCTCCCCGCGCCGCACCACCTCGGGCCTGGAGACCTCCCGCGTCTCGATGATGCTGGCGGTGCTGGAACAGCGCGGCCGGATCAGCGCCTTGGGCAAAAGGGACATCTACTCCGCGACGGTCGGCGGTGTGAAGCTCTCGGAGCCCGCCGCGGACCTGGCCGTCGCCCTCGCCCTGGCCAGCGCGGCGAGTGACACACCTCTCCCCAAGAACCTCGTCGCGATCGGAGAAGTCGGCCTCGCGGGCGAGGTCAGACGGGTCACGGGCGTGCAGCGCAGGCTGGCCGAAGCCCACCGTCTGGGCTTCACCCACGCCCTCGTACCGGGCGACCCGGGCAAGATCCCCTCGGGCATGAAGGTCCTGGAAGTCGCGGACATAGGGGACGCCCTGCGCGTCCTCCCCCGGTCCCGTCGCAGAGAGGCCCCACGGGACGAGGAGGGGCGCCGGTAG